Proteins co-encoded in one Sporosarcina sp. FSL K6-1522 genomic window:
- a CDS encoding response regulator gives MINAVLIDDEELTLQYMTSKLTKLGTINIIKTFTNAQDFLNDMKRLHFDVIFLDIEMPGMNGLELATRIHEWNPAIYIVFVTAHRDYAIQAFDLGSIDYLVKPILTPRLEKTIKRIQTHMQTSAQRALPKQSITPSLKVECFDEFVTYHHDEPVKWKTTKTKELFAFFMTHLHTHVNRDTIIDLLWPGHDYHKAKIQLHTSISYLRKTLDSLDYSQALTFSNQSYALELDDFQCDAIEFEQMMDQHPVVTQQNIQAFEQTVQQYRGGYMERNSYEWATIKAQSIHQKLLQLLQSMIDYFTTHKDLAKKQHYLHMLLTHNPYSDHTLQQLMRHYIEIGNRGDAVKVYKDFSTMLMKDIGISPDQVSQEIYTSIL, from the coding sequence ATGATAAATGCAGTCCTAATCGATGATGAAGAACTAACTTTACAATATATGACGAGTAAATTAACGAAACTAGGGACTATCAACATCATCAAAACCTTTACAAATGCCCAGGACTTCCTAAATGACATGAAACGCCTTCATTTTGATGTGATATTTTTAGATATTGAAATGCCGGGAATGAACGGGTTGGAGTTAGCAACCCGAATTCATGAGTGGAACCCCGCGATTTACATCGTATTTGTCACAGCACATAGAGATTATGCCATCCAAGCTTTCGACTTAGGCTCTATCGATTATTTAGTGAAACCAATCTTAACACCTCGTCTAGAAAAAACCATCAAGCGGATACAAACGCATATGCAAACGAGCGCTCAACGCGCCTTACCCAAACAATCCATCACTCCCTCTCTAAAAGTGGAGTGTTTCGATGAGTTTGTCACCTATCACCATGATGAGCCAGTGAAATGGAAAACAACTAAAACGAAAGAGCTATTTGCTTTTTTCATGACACATTTACATACGCACGTGAATAGGGACACCATTATCGATCTACTTTGGCCAGGACATGACTATCATAAAGCGAAAATTCAACTTCATACATCGATCTCTTATTTACGAAAAACATTGGATTCTCTGGATTATTCACAAGCATTGACATTCTCCAACCAAAGTTATGCGCTAGAGTTAGATGATTTTCAATGCGATGCCATTGAATTCGAGCAAATGATGGACCAGCACCCGGTCGTAACCCAGCAAAATATTCAAGCATTCGAACAAACGGTTCAACAATATCGTGGCGGTTATATGGAGCGAAATAGTTATGAATGGGCAACAATCAAAGCGCAAAGTATTCACCAAAAACTATTGCAGCTCCTGCAAAGCATGATTGATTATTTTACGACACATAAGGACCTAGCAAAAAAACAACACTATTTGCACATGCTACTTACGCATAACCCTTATTCCGATCATACCTTGCAACAGCTGATGCGCCACTATATTGAAATTGGCAACCGAGGAGATGCTGTCAAAGTATATAAAGATTTTTCCACGATGCTCATGAAAGACATCGGGATTTCTCCTGATCAAGTATCACAAGAAATTTATACGTCCATCCTGTAA
- a CDS encoding N-acetylmuramoyl-L-alanine amidase has translation MTTIMLDAGHGPNTAGKRSPDGVLREFHFNNAVAQLVKHHLVKEGMTVLFSHNEQRDVPLAARTKLANQRNADAFVSIHANAYGNSWNSANGIETYVYPSAMKQSIALATLTQNALIIACKRRNRGVKKANFAVLRETRMPAILIECGFMTNREEAALLLSNSYRQQCAQAIASAITTWIRRGKR, from the coding sequence ATGACAACCATCATGCTAGACGCAGGCCATGGCCCTAACACAGCAGGGAAACGATCACCTGATGGGGTATTAAGAGAATTTCATTTCAACAATGCAGTTGCACAACTCGTCAAACACCATCTAGTGAAAGAAGGAATGACCGTTCTTTTTTCACACAATGAACAGCGTGATGTCCCACTTGCAGCACGTACAAAACTAGCCAATCAGCGAAATGCCGATGCATTCGTTTCCATTCATGCCAATGCATATGGAAACAGTTGGAACAGTGCAAACGGCATCGAAACGTACGTCTATCCAAGCGCTATGAAACAATCCATCGCACTCGCTACACTTACACAAAATGCCCTTATTATCGCTTGTAAGCGCAGAAATCGCGGCGTTAAAAAAGCGAACTTTGCAGTCCTGCGCGAAACGCGGATGCCCGCAATCCTAATCGAATGTGGCTTCATGACCAATCGGGAAGAAGCTGCCTTATTGCTCAGCAATTCCTATCGTCAACAATGTGCACAAGCCATCGCTTCCGCCATTACTACTTGGATCCGTCGTGGGAAACGATAG